The Maylandia zebra isolate NMK-2024a linkage group LG4, Mzebra_GT3a, whole genome shotgun sequence genome segment ATAGAACAAGAGATTCACATAATGGATGtgtgacaaatctgcagcaactgtgtgtgcTGTCATGCCAATATGGAcccaaatctctgaggaatgtttccagcacctttttGACTTTATGCTAAAATAATTGAAAATTAATGCAAAAGGcaacccagtactagcaaggtgtgtCAAATGAAGTGGGTAGTGACTGTGGACATCTTTTAGAGTATCTTGCTTTGTTTGACCAGCAGCCTGTAATCCAGATATTTAGTTCACAGCTATATAATTCTGGGAAGAAGCTGAGAGTGcctaaatttaaagaaaaagaaagaagaagaaatactagAATATCTGGTGATTGACTGACAAATAATGAAGAAATTCCTGATTCACAGAGACATTTCTGATGTGTATTGACAGTCTGTTATTGGATTTATTTAGTGGTGCTGTTTACTGTGTACTTGGGTTTTAGCCTTGTGCTTTACAGTAGGGTTTTCAAGGATACGTGACCATAGGAAAGTGAAAAATATTTGAACAGTTTTAATGTGATAGATTACTTGTAAATGGTCCAATTGATTAACTCTGAGTTATAATTGGTGATGACCTCAATCATAACCATTTGCTTTAGCGAAAcgaaaaaagttgtttttttttttttgatagattaggattagtttaatttttttttcttcagctgacAGTGAGACACTGTCAGCAGACACAAACTACCCAGTAACTTTGTGAAACTCAGTTCTGTCATTTGTTTGCAGAGTGTTCCTGGTGAGATGGAGCAGATACAACCCTTATTATCTAGAACCTGAAGTCAGCAAGGAGGCCTACAGCCGACCAGCGACGGAGCTGAGTGCAGAGGAGAAGGAACAGCGCGAGCTCAAGACCCTCAGGCCCATCAAGGCAGCCACCAGCGGAGTCTCAAGCTCTGTTTTTGATGACCCAGTCATCAGGTAGACTCACATCTCAGCTCACAACAACAGGAAAGATGTGTGCATAGGAATGTTCATGTCAGGTGatgatttttgtctttgtttttcagtaaaTTCATCAACATGATGATGGAACATGGAAACAAGGTTTTGGCTAGAGAGATAATgacacaggtaaaaaaaaaacatgttaataATAAATAGAGGTGTCAACAGCAGTCTAAATAAACGGTAAATAGATAACTActgcttgtcttgtgtttagACGCTGGAGAACATAAAGAAGAAGCAGGTGGAGAAGTATCACAAAGCTTCTGAGGGGGAGAGGGAAGCGATCGAGTGTAACCCCTACACCATCTTTCACCAGGCTCTGGAGAACTGCAAGCCTGTGGTTGGGCTAGCCAGCATACAGAAAGGTGGAAAATACTACCAGGTCAGTAATGAGACACACCACTGCCtgcacagaaaacacagaaaaataagattcaattcagttttatttatatagagccaAGTCacaagttgcctcaaggcaacataaagactctacaataatatagAGAGAAGCCCAACAGTCACATGACCCTTCTGAGAAAgtatttggtgacagtgggaagggaaaactcccctttaacggGAAGAAATCTCCAGCTGAATTGGCACCGGGGAGGGGCATCTATCTGCCATAACTgatgagagggagacaggacaaatgATGCTTTTCGACAgcttccacactttaaaaatGGGACACACAGTTTGTCTTTGTGGTTTGGTTTTTAGACACATCTGCTGATCTTATATCTGCGAAGCATAAAGGCAAGTAATTGCATTACTCTTGGCCTCTGACCCCACCCAGGTGCCCATTCCACTCCCGGACAACAGGCGGCGCTTCCTCGCCATGAAGTGGATGATCACAGAGTGCCGGGACAAcaaacacagacgcacgcacatgTATGAAAAACTCTCCCAGGAGCTGCTGGCGGCCTTTGGCAAAGAGGGCAACGTGATGAAGAAGAAGTACGAGCTGCACAAGATGGCTGAAGCCAACAGAGCCTATGCTCACTACCGCTGGTGGTAGAAACGGCGTCGACTGAAATCTGATGACTAACAGACTGGAATGAAGTCAGGTCAGCCGCACAGAGCCGCAGCAGCTCAAAGTGCTGAGACATAAAAATCATTTGGACTGTAAAATGCTGTCAGAGGGATGAAGCGTGTATAAAGAAGAACTGAACATGGCTTACTGTCACTGTTGTATTAAGGAAGCTGTACTGTGTACAAGTGTGTTGTATTTGCAATAATAAATGCAAATAATACAAACTTACAAAGATTTATTAGAACAAACTTTCATTTAATGCACAACCCaatcataaaaaagaaaaaatggaacGTGTAGTAAAAAATAGATTCATGTTACAGTCAGGTCTGTGGAGTCATTTAGGGATTTGGTTAAGTCCTTCTTTGACTCATTGCAGTTTAAcacacaaatgcatttttttcttggttttgttCATTTGACCCAAGAatctgcaagaaaaaaaaacctgcaacgGCTGAAATTTAAATCTCCCTACACTAACAAAGAAAATGATTTCAGGAGACAAAATACTTCAGTGCATCTATGAGCGGCTTTTAAGTaacttctttgtttttatcattgtCAGACTGCCTTAAAGTCAAATTTCAACATACATTCTACAGATCGTGGTTACGAAAACAACCACATTTGAAAGATGTAATATTTTAACAGCACGGCACCTGTGCCTGAGCAAACTCCTGAAAGCCATGGTGGACTATCAAACGTAGTGTTGCTGGTGTAAAGAGAAGTTAAATCGTTttgaaaaaacactttttatgaGCTTTGCAATCATAACTGACCTGCAAAAGGAGCTCCGATAAAGGAGAAGAAAACAGATCCCTCTGCCTCTTAAggtaaaaataaacatgtcaGTCTTTATGGAGTTGTTGGTACCATGTGATGGTATTCAAGTTATATCGGCACAGCTTgtttaacaaatattttatatcaAGGAATCTGATGTTTCTGCAGAAAAGTGGTTTAACCAATCACTGCtgttagaaacaaaaaaataaaataaatccctGAATTGAGACTCTGCCAAACTGATCGCTAACAGGATTTTACAGGACAAAGTAAGCAGAAACTCTTCCCATCGCAATTTAAAACCTTTTCAAAATTTTAAGTTTACActaaaatatcaaaataattAAATCAGGTTTTATCTGACTGGAATGTTATTTGGATTTGGTAAACTAAGGTTGCCATATTCTCTCAAAACAGGAATGCTAGaatgattaaaaatgtaaaaaacaaaacaaaaagttgccTCAGCTCCTCTGGCTGCATCAAACCTGAACACAAACGTCTTTGAAACAAAGTGAACCTGAATGTGGTCAAACCTCGTTAACTCAACTTCAGCTCCGCGTGACCTATTGCACATTCCACAGCACGCGTCAGGAACATTGTATTAGTCTTTTTAGAGAAATCACCATCTTCTCAAACTCCTCCTCAGATTGCTTGGAGGATATTGCTATCTATCCTCAAAAAGCTGGTTTTGTAATCAGTGGCGCTTGAGTAGTGTCCAAGGTGCTTGAAGGCTCTAGTGCTCAGCGCCCTGCTCCTTGAGTCCTAGTCAGCTATTTCACTGTAGTAGTACTTGTGAGCGGTGCTGCTGAGCATCCAACCTCCGGCCCTGAATTCCAGGatctccagcagcagcaggcggGCCATGGACGAGAGGCCCTCCTGGAGCAGAAAGCCATCCCGCAGCAGGAAGAACAGGTCATTCATCCGTTGGTTGTCCGCCTTCTCCAGCTGCTCTCCGATGCGATGCAGCTGCACCACCAGACAGTCCACCTGTGGAGAAAGGTGGAGACGTCTCAGTAAAAACGAACGTCACACTAAAAGGGAGATTATGGTTTCGCTGTGGTTAGGGTAAACTGTCGGCAGCCATGGACTGCCCAAATGTGGGCAGTATAAATGTTACGTGCTACAACACATCTGTGGACTACACTTACATGTGCTGTTATTGGTTCACCACCCAGCCACAGAGAAGAGTGAAGTTGAAGCAAAACTAAAAGAGGCCATGCTTCTcatactgcattttttttttttaaatctttgatggggttttttgtgcTTCTCTGGCCCACTTTTCAACTAATCAACACAGTGTCATCCATGTCAAACAATGTGCAGTTAGGATGTTGGAGGATGGCCTGGGAGCACATTTGAAGTGGCTGAAAATTGTCTGTGTCGGCGCTTCATAGGCAAATACGCACACAAACGTGCTAGCATAAATTAAGCACCAAAAAGTATGCCTTTCTAAAACCGTATCTATATTATATAGAATTTAAAATTCAATTGAAATTAAGTTAAAAGTCATGAAATAATCTCTcttcatatacacacatatttgTAAACATTTGTACACAATGTGGAGCCAAAAACTGACTGAGGCCTTCCTCAAAATTACAACCCTTTGGCTACTTTATAGAAAAA includes the following:
- the mrps7 gene encoding small ribosomal subunit protein uS7m, giving the protein MAASISGLLKPWTPRVFLVRWSRYNPYYLEPEVSKEAYSRPATELSAEEKEQRELKTLRPIKAATSGVSSSVFDDPVISKFINMMMEHGNKVLAREIMTQTLENIKKKQVEKYHKASEGEREAIECNPYTIFHQALENCKPVVGLASIQKGGKYYQVPIPLPDNRRRFLAMKWMITECRDNKHRRTHMYEKLSQELLAAFGKEGNVMKKKYELHKMAEANRAYAHYRWW